The Gemmatimonas phototrophica region TCATGCACGAGAATGGGCACATCCCGCACAAAGTCCGCCAGCCGGCGCCGCCACTGCACAATGGACTCGGCCCCGTTGTGATAGGCGAGCTCATTGTCGGGAGCATATGCCAGCAGCGCACCAGCGGCATCATCCAGTCGGAAAATGGCAGCTTCACCGGGATGACGGGCGACAAACCGATGCACCGAGAGCTCGCCGGCGCGCGGTGACTGGCAATCATCCCATTCCGTGATGTCCAGCCGGGTGGTTACGCCTGCGACATACGGGAACATGGGCGGCGACAGAATGGAGGTCGCGAATTTTTCCAGCGACACCGCTTCGCCATCACCGCAGCAGATGTTCAGGCGCTGTCCATTGAACAGCGGAGCGAAGTGCGCCAGCCCCAGCACATGATCGCTGTGGCGATGGGTGAGAAAGAGATGCAACGGGCCGCTGTATCCAGTGGCCACCAGATGTGCGCCCAGCGCCCTGATGCCGCTGCCTGCGTCCAGAATGACAATTTCGCCGTCACGCGCGCACAGTTCCACGCACGGCGTGTTGCCCCCGTACCGCACGGTACGGGGGCCGGGAGATGGACACGTACCGCGGGTGCCCCAGAATCGAATGCGAGCGCGTGGAGGGACGCTGGACGCCATGCGGGGAAACTAGTGACTGCGCCTTACAAGCGCGGGCGCGCCCGCGCTTCCAGCGCCGCGCGATCGGTAATCGTCACAATGCGACGCTGCACGCTGATGATCTGCTTCTCCTGAAACTCGGCCATCGCCCGCGACACGGTTTCGCGACTGGCGCCAATCATCTGCGCCATGGTCTGGTGCGTAAGCTGCTTGACCAGAGTGGCCGGCTCGCCCGGCGTGGCGTGCTCCAACAGCACCTTGGCTACGCGTCCCGGGACATCCAGCAGGACCAGGCT contains the following coding sequences:
- a CDS encoding MBL fold metallo-hydrolase; translated protein: MASSVPPRARIRFWGTRGTCPSPGPRTVRYGGNTPCVELCARDGEIVILDAGSGIRALGAHLVATGYSGPLHLFLTHRHSDHVLGLAHFAPLFNGQRLNICCGDGEAVSLEKFATSILSPPMFPYVAGVTTRLDITEWDDCQSPRAGELSVHRFVARHPGEAAIFRLDDAAGALLAYAPDNELAYHNGAESIVQWRRRLADFVRDVPILVHDATYRHDELPNHVGWGHSSNLEAARFAMECGARTLVLFHHHPDRDDETVERMLDECREFVSREGGTVRLLAAWEGLSLGVA